CCAAGCGAGACATTTTCATGGAGCCCACAGACCCCAAATTCCCACAGCAGTGGTACCTGGTGAGTGTGGAGTGAGGAGTGTGGAGGTTGCGGCTGCTATTGGCTGTGATGCTCATCACAGCACCAGCAGTTGGGCATGGCTGACAGTGTCAGGACTTCTTTCTGCAGTACAACACAAACCAGCGGGACCTGAACGTGCGTCAGGCCTGGGAGCAGGGTTACACAGGCAAGGGCATTGTGGTTTCCATCCTGGATGATGGCATTGAGAAGAACCACCCTGACCTGGAGGCCAACTACGTAAGTGTGGGGCAATCCCTGGGTGGTGCACAGGAGCCTGTGCAGGGCTGGTGCCTGCTTActgcagctccagagctgcATGGTGCAGGTGCAGGGTTCATGCCTGCCATGGGGGCGTGTAGGGTACAGCAACAGGGGCGAGTCAGAAACCTGCTCCCTGACTCAGcccagcagtggggcagtggTACCAGCATGGCACTGGGGAGGTGGGACTTGCTGGCCAAGGCAGGCACTTCTGACTGCCAGATCTGCCTTCCAGGATCCAGGGGCAAGCTTTGATGTCAATGACCAGGACCCAGACCCACAGCCCCGTTACACACAGATGAACGACAACAGGTGAGGGTGGCAGAGCCCAGCTATAGCCAGTCCTCAGTGGGCAGCACTAGCGCTTGTGGATTTCAGGAGGGTGTGGGGGTGATGCCCCATGCAGAACCCCCCCTCATTTTCTGATGTCGGTAACGTCCTTCGGGACCACCCAGAGCTAGCACCGACTGTGCTGTGCCCCTCCCCAGAGCAGGGcagacagagctctgcagtgcccaTTTCTGTGGGTTGGGCTTTGTCAGCCGCTCCATCTGGGGGAATGGAGACAGTTTGGGTGCCAATCCCACCGTCTGCAGCTGGTGTTCAGCACCATGCACTCGCTGCCCACctgagtgctgggtgctgttCTAACTGCAGGCACGGCACTCGCTGCGCTGGGGAAGTCGCTGCTGTAGCAAACAATGGGATCTGTGGCGTCGGTGTGGCTTACAATGCCCGGATTGGAGGTGGGTGCCACCCTGTGATGCATcaggagcagagcctgcagcaggtGTCTGCTCCCTCGGTGCTGCCGCCAGGGCAGCCTGCGacagcctgcagctccagcagcatggAGAGCTCTCGCTGGTGGCACCTCTGCCCCGTGGAGCGTGGCCACCCGTGATGTCTGCTCTCTGGCCCTAGGTGTGCGCATGCTGGATGGGGAGGTGACGGATGCTGTGGAGGCCCATTCCCTGGGCCTCAATCCCAACCACATCCACATCTACAGTGCCAGCTGGGGCCCTGAGGATGATGGCAAGACGGTGGATGGCCCGGCCCGGCTGGCAGAGGAGGCCTTCTTCCGAGGGGTCAGCCAGGTGAGCGTTTGTTTCCTGGGGCCAGCTGAGCTCCCCAGGCCTCCGGTGTTGTCACAGCCTTCCCGCTGTGAGCTGTCTCCTGGCCCATCTCCGGGATCAGGCTCTGTTGGTTTTTCTGGTTCTTCctgaactgcagctctgagTCAGGGCCCGTCCTGCTCAGGGTACTCCTCTCTCCAGAGCCGCCCTgttctctgtgctctgaaagCTTACACGAAGCGGGGCAGTACCTCCCTGGAGCCCCGCTGGGCCCTGCCTGGCTCTGCGCCACTCACCTCACCCCTGCCACCACCCGTCCTTCCCCACTGTCCCCAGCTGTCAGCTCAGCCTCAGCATAGCCGTGGTGCAATCCTGTGCTGCATTCTGCCTGGGATTCCCCACATGGAAACgtgggcacgctgctggcagATCCCCACACAGCGTCAGCTCTGCCCCACGCACTGTGAACAGAGCCACGGCACTCAGTAacgctctgcagagctgccgtggggctgcagggtgctgtgaGTTGCACACAACCGTGCAGCCAGCCTGGGTGATTTCTGAGCAGAGGAAGACATCTGTTCTTGGGAAAACCAATTCTGCAGCGCCTCCGCCAGCGATGCCACCCGGGGCAGCTCCTGTGGCCACTGTGTCCACGTTCTGCTGCATCAGCCGGGAGCGCCGTGCCTCTCGCTGGATCCCAGCTGCCTGCCGTGCTCTGTGGTGCTCAGTGTGCCACGAGCTGCGTGCTGCACAGGCACCAGTGCTTACTCTGCCTTTGTTGTCAGGGACGTGGGGGGCTGGGCTCCATCTTCGTCTGGGCATCTGGAAACGGGGGCCGCGAACACGACAGCTGCAACTGTGATGGTTACACCAACAGCATCTACACACTGTCCATCAGCAGCACCACGCAGTATGGCAACGTACCCTGGTACAGCGAGGCCTGCTCCTCCACCCTCGCTACCACTTACAGCAGTGGCAACCAGAATGAGAAGCAGATCGTGAGTGCCCCGAGGGGCTGTGGGCTTGGGGCACGTGGGACAGACAGGGGAAGCACGGCACCACCTTAGCGGGTCTGTTCCTCGCAGGTGACAACTGACCTGAGACAGAAGTGCACTGAATCGCACACGGGGACATCGGCCTCAGCGCCTCTAGCTGCTGGGATCATTGCTCTTGCCCTGGAGGCAAAGTAAGGCTGGGCGTGGAGCAGGGccgggctgggggctgcaggggtgCCTCGTGCTGGTGCCTAAGCCTCTTGTCTCCCCGCAGCAAGAACCTAACCTGGCGGGACATGCAGCACCTGGTGGTGCAGACCTCGAAGCCGGCGCACCTCAATGCCAATGACTGGGTCACCAATGGCGTTGGCCGCAAAGGTACCGGGGGGCAGGGGCTCGGTGCCCACAACAGCCCTGGGGCTCAGGAGGCCTCAGGGTGCAGCGCTTACCCTGCTGTCCCTACAGTCAGCCACTCCTACGGCTACGGCCTGCTGGATGCTGGGGCCATGGTGAGCCTGGCCAGGAATTGGATCACAGTGGGACCCCAGAGGAAGTGTGTCATGGACATCCTCACGGAGCCCAAGTAAGGGCTGGTGAGCCCAGGCAGCCACTGCTTGGCATCTGCCCCGTGCGCGGCCCTGTGCAGGAGCCAAGAGACGCTTAGCACCAGGAAGGGAGCGGGGGGTGCTGggcgctgctgctgggcagggccGGGGAGCGCAGAACTGCCAAACGCTACAGCCGGGCTGGGCAGGGTGCAGCCAGGAGGCTTCTGGGCTGGGACGCCGTGGTTTTGGGAGCAGCCAGTGCGAGTCATCACCAGACAGAGGGGCTTTCAGGGGTCAGACAGAAGCTCCTTTTACTCCTGCTTGGCCAccgctgcagcacagcatctgcCGAGTCCCGTCTGCGGCCAGGGTGGTACCAGGCCTGGGGGGCAGGCCCTGGGCTGGGGGAGGCATGGCCctgtctctgctgctgccctgccctgctcccctGGGCCTGGGCCCTGTGGGCAGGCGCCAGCCCCTTCCCTGCCCATCCCCACTCCGTGTGGCCGTgtcctgtgccagcagcagggctggcaagCTGCGGGCCATGGCGGGCCGTGCCTGTCCATCTCTGGCCGCACTGCACGGGGGTGGAGCTGGCCCCTGGCTGCTGAAGAAAGGCCCCATTCACAGCTGGCACAGAGTGCGATTTAACGCGTACTCAGCAGAGCAGAACCCTCCTTGCCCCTGGTTTCCTGGGAGTTGGGATGTGCTGCTCGGTTGCTGCTTCCTGCCCCATCCTGGTGGTGGAGAGAGGCTGTCAGCTGCCCCGGGATTATCTGCAGCTCCACCACTTGGCGtggagctggagagcagctgggagctccTTGGGGGCACTCGAAGCCCTGCAcactgccactgcctcactgggGGCACTGGGTTCACGCTGTTCCTCGGCAGGGACATCGGGAAGCGCCTGGAGGTGCGGCGGAAGGTTGACGCCTGCTTAGGGAAGGCCAACTACATCAGCCGGCTGGAGCACGCACAGGCCCGGCTGACGCTGTCCTACAACCGGCGGGGGGACCTGGCCATCCACCTCGTCAGCCCCATGGGCACCCGCTCTACCCTCCTGGCCGCCAGGTCGGTGCCTGGGCAGTGGGATGGCAGCTGGCAGCGGGTGCCCAGCTGTATGACCCACACCATCTCCTCTCTCCCCAGGCCCCATGACTACTCGGCCGATGGCTTCAATGACTGGGCCTTCATGACGACGCACTCGTGGGACGAGGATCCCTCTGGGGAGTGGCTGCTGGAGATTGAGAACACTAGTGATGCCAACAACTACGGTAGGGCTCGGCAATGGGAGCAGTGCCTGCATCCTGCTGGCACCTGGTGCTGTTCGGTGACTGGGTTGGGGAGGAGACAGAGCTGCTTTGGTTGTTGGGGCTCTGAGGTGGCCTGTCCCCCGCAACCACATTTGTGCTTGTTCATGGAGGTGTCCCCATGGCCCTCGTGCTGCCCTGGTGGTGTTGGTGCCCACCCTCTCTGTATGAGGCTGATGggtgtgctgctggtgctcacCCCATGTTGTTCCAGGCACGCTGACCAAGTTCACGCTGGTGCTGTACGGGACGGCCACTGACCCCCCTGGACTCTCCAACCAACTGGAGAGCAGTGGTTGCAAGACCCTGACCCCCAGCCAGACCTGCGTGGGTGAGTGCAGGGTCCCGTGTGGGTATGGGTGTGCGGATGACCCCCTCGGTGCTgatccttctctttttcagtctgTGAAGAGGGATACTACCTGCACCAGAAGAGCTGCCTGAAGCGCTGCCCCCCCGGCTTCGCACCTGGCGTGCAGAGCACACACTACAACCTGGAGAACAGCATGGAGCCCATCAcaccccagctctgcctgccctgccaCCCCTCCTGCGCCACCTGCACAGGGCCCGGCCCCAACCAGTGCCTGACCTGCCCTGCGCACTCCCACTTCAGCAGCTTGGACCTCTCCTGCTCCCACCAGACGCAGAGCAGCCGTGCATCCCCCGCCCTGGCAGAGGGTGAGGGGCAGCCTGAGGCCCCCCCTCCAGCCAACCCGCTCGTCCTCATTGCCAGCCTCAGCTGCGTTCTCATTGTTGTCATCTTCATCACCGTCTTCCTGGTGCTGCAAGTGCGCTCCGGGTTCAGCCTGCGGGGTGTGAAGGTCTACGCCCTGGACAGCGGCATCATCTCCTACAAGGGGCTGCCCTCTGACATCTGGCAGGAGGAGGGCCCTTCTGAGTCGGACATTGAGGAGTGCGAAGTGCACAACGAGAGGACTGCCTTCATCAGAGACCAAAGTGCCCTTTGATGAGCCCTCCgcccctcccttctcctcccgGCACCTCGGGGCCGGGGCAGGTGAGGCCGAGGGGCCTGGACTCTGCCCCCGTCCCCCTCCGCGGCATTCTGGGCTCCTCACCGCTGGAACCGTCCTCAGCCCTGCGCCGTCCCCGTCCCAGACCATCTCTCACAGCCTCGTGTCCGTGCCGTGCCCTGTGCTGGTGTGTGGCCAGACCCTGATGCTGCCTCTGTGCCGGCAGCCACGTTCCTTACCCTGGGCCGGCGGTTGCTGGGGGCCACACgaggctgcagggatgggagctGGGCGCCCTCGTTGGTGTTGCCCCGACTGGGCTACCTGAGGCTCCCCGCCACCTCCCCAGGGCCTGTCTGCCTCCACCCGTGCCCTTCAACAGCAATAATGGCCAGGCCTCAGCCCCCTACCTCCTTGCCCGCTGCTGCCTGTCCCACCACAGCCACCTGCAGCGCGGATCGGAGCCCAGTGATGGAGGGCGTGGGCATGGCAACGCCTTCCCCAAGGCTGTGCCCTCAGTGCAGAGAGGGCCCCCcgctcagcagcagcccctgtTCTGCCCCGGGCAGGGCTGCGGTGCTGCTGGGTCTGTTGGGCAGCGTTGGTGCCCCCCGTACCCGGCTCTGATGCACCCTGACAGGGCCGGGCAGAGCCTACTGTGCTGGCAGCCCCGGCCCCACCGCCCCGGCCCCGATGTGCCTTTCCCCCACTTGGTGACAATCCGTTCTGTTCCCCCCCGGAACCCCAGGCACCCCCCCACCCTCAGCACACTCCCTGCACGGTGGGGGTTGGTGCCGCCCGCCCCTTGGCCGTCCACCACCGCTGCACACCggggccacggcacgggctcCTGCCTGCCCTATGCCAACCCTGGCCCATGGACGGAGCTGCTGGCGGGGGGGCACAGGACTATTTTTCTATAATAACTTTTTGGtgcacagtaattttttcttgtaatttaatCAGCCGGGAGCTGCCTCCTGAGcccatttttaatttaatggaTGTGGATATAACGCTAGAGAGACTGAGTTATTAAATGTTCAGAACTATGCAAACCAGCTCCGCTGCCTGTGCTATGTGTCCTGCTGCCCCGAGGTTGTGgggggccctgggcagggctgagaccaaccccactccccttcctcccccccagagctgggggctgggggctgaaGGTGTGCTGGCACCCAGGTGGCAGTCATCCCATTCACCTGAGTGATGGGAAGCAGCTTCCAATTGTAAACCCGTGGTGAGGGGAGCTAATTTTGGCTGCAGCGAGGTGGGGCAGCAGGGTGCAGAGCTCACGCTGCAGCAACGTACCCAGTGCAGccccttcagctgcagcacgTTGCCCATGGGCAGCCTGGGGTGAGTAGCCAGgtgtccccagccctgctcccactATGGATGCGCTgcgtgctgcaggcagagccagaCCCAACCTCACTGTGCCCCTGGCTCCAGGGCAAGCCCTGAGCTGCATCCCTCATTGCTTGCATGGAGgcagctcctctctgcagagccccTCGTGCTCCTGGCCACAGCATCTTCCTGTGGTCACGAGCAGTTCTCTGTTGTGTGCACGTGGCTGcgggagctgctgccatggctctctcctctctctcctgcctggagctgtgctgcagccacgcacctgctgccatcagtgaaggctgcacagggctgagaTGGTGGCTCCAGGCAGGAGCAAACGGGCACTGCAGGTGGGATTTGGCCActggctgtgcagtgcctgTGCAGCCccgtgcagcagagcagcaccgaGCTCTGCTGTGAAAGAAGGGATGAAGGATGTGAAACTGGGTGAGCTGCAACGCAGCCCGCAGTGaccttcctgctgcaggcagcggTCAGGGCTGCTGGAGAGCAGGGCTGTCTGCAATCATAGTCACGGATAgggccctgcagctcagccGTCCTCACAGACATGGCACAGTCAGatcccagccctgtgcagctcagtgcccactgccagcagggacagcctgctctgcGTAGGAGAAGCCAGGCAACGCTGGGCTGGGATAAGTTGTGAGTTGGCACAGCGCTCGCTGAATGTGAGCAGATGCTGCAGATGTCCAAGGAGCAAGTTGTGCACACGGATGCTGCTATATGACCAGCagctcagaaaataaaaccattccTGGATGGGCTTTGGGGTCAGGCAGCGGTGGCTGGAGGCAGGTCAGCATGTgccactgcacagagcagctgcagtgcttctgctctGACCCTGAAATGTGCCGTGAGAAACGCTGTTTCCAGGGTGACCAGAACCAACAGTGCCcaggagctccagcagcacgGCGCGCCATGCTGTACTGTGCTGCCCAATGCTGCACTTGATGTGTTGTGACACTGTTGTCTTCCTTGGTTGTGACCACCGAGGCATTGCTCAGCCATGAGAAGGCAAGTCAGGAACTTCCTTATGAAGTAGAAACAACTTGCTCGTATCTTGCAGGTGACCACAGTATCACCTTAGGGCCAGAAGGCACCGCTTGGCAGAGGAGGAGCTTCCAATGAGGCTGCTGGGctaggctgcagctggagcacatgcagcagtgctgaggggtGAAGCCTTGCAGTCTGCCCATGGCTGCAGGCACCCTGGGAGCATCACAGTGTGCTGAGGCACCGCTCCTTGAGTGCCCGTGCATGAGCTGCCGTGTCTGAGGGCCATGCTCGAGGGGTGGCGTTAGAATCCCCTTCCatagtgctgcacagagccctggGTGCCTCACCAGCCCCTGAAGCGGGGACAGGGAGAGcggctgcaggcacagggatGGCTGAAAAGGCTTTGCTGGGTCAAACCCCTGAGGGGCCTGGGCTGAGGATGGGGTCCACAAGGGCAATGCACTGCAGCCTGGCCCAGCCAAAAAAGATCTCCAGGTTCCTGCAGGGCCAAATCCTGCAGAGAAAGGCCTTGGTGCACAATTGTTAGCAgcggcagcagggctgggggctgacAGCCACAGTGAGGCTGCGTGACACAGTTGGTCCCGAATATGGCAGACtggcagggaggggaggaagcGCAGGAAATCTCGCAATGGCTGTATGGTCAGTGCAGGGTTTCCTGTTCCTCTCCGGGTGCCGGAGCTGCGTCAGGTCAGTTGCACCGGCCCCAGCCTCAGGAACACACCAGCACCAGAGCTGCAGCGGGGACCTGGCGGCACACACAGGTTGGAGGCACCGTGCCCAGCAACACGCTGACGGGATGGGGGACCCTTCTGTAGGGCTGGGGGGGTTACTGCCCCGTTCCTCTATTGGGTTGTGGTCTGTGCTGGGACATCTTGTACTGcatggagctgggctgcagcaccctCCCGCTGCTGGCTGCTCCACTGCTGCACGGCTGGGCACCCCAGGGCCATGcgcagggacacctgcagccTTGGCACTTTCCCCCAGGGCTCGGCGCCCTGTTCCCCTCACTGCCTGGCTGTCCCTGACATAGGCACAGGGGTGGCCCCGTGTTGGGGCAGGATGGGgtcagagctgctggagccGCGTGGGGGGCACGGTAGGGGCATGGTGGGGGCATGGTGGGGGCACCGTGCCACTGCTCTTGGTCACATGGCAGAGTGATGCAGGTTTTTGACCCCATGCTTCCTTGCTTCCTTCTCCCTGGCACTGTCCCTGCGGCAGCCCACGTTCCATGTTGGGTGCAAGCAGCCTTCCTAGATGCTTTGAATGTGTTTTGCAAGGCAGATTGTGCAGGGCACAGTCTGCCCCCGGCAAcgcagccccagggctggccAGGGGCGCAGCTGTGAGGGGCGCATGGGAAGCAAAAGGGCCCTGGCCATAGCTGAGCACCACGCGCTTCAGAACTGCACaacacagctcaggctgcccaacTGCAActctgcagccccatcccaccagTGCCATGGGCTTTGGGCCGGAGCTGTGGTGCCCGAAGGGGCACAGtgcgctgctgcagctgcaggacagtGAGCTGCGCCTCCTGGAGCTGATGAAGAAGTGGATGTCACAGCGTGCCAAGAGCGACCGGGAGTACGCGGGGATGCTGCACCACATGTTCTCTCAGCTGGAGAAACAGGAGGGCCTGGGGCAGCTCCGTGCCACCGACCACAGCAGCCGGATCGGGGAGGTAGGGACAGTTCAGTGCACCCCCAGACCCGGCACAAGCAGACGGCCATCCCCACGCTGTGCTGACACCCTGTCCTGCAGTCGTGGTGGATCCTGGCGAGCCAGACAGAGACACTGAGCCAGACACTGCGGCGGCACGcagaggagctggcagcagggccgCTGGCCAAGCTGAGCATGCTGATCCGTGACAAGCAGCAGCTTCGCAAGGCCTTTAgtgagcagtggcagcagctcagccaagAGTACGCCCGGGTAGGGCCCTATGGGCAGTGGGGGGCTCGACCCTCAGCCTGAACCAGCCCTGCTGATGGCACCTCCTCTGCAGACCACGCAGCAGGAAATGGAGAAGCTGAAGGCACAGTACCGCAGCCTGGTGCGTGACAGCACCCAGGCCAGGCGCAAGTACCAGGAGGCCAGCAAAGGTGTGTGCCAGCCCCATTCCCACACACCTCCTGCCGTGCCCTGCCATGTCCCCCACCAGTTCCCCTTGAGCCTCACTGGCATGCTGGGGACATCCAGACCCCCTGCAGCCCTATGGGGCCCcatggcacagccctggggatgcAGCGGGAGTGCTGAGGGGAGGGTGTCTCCCACGGCATCTCCCTGCAGacaaggagagggaaaaggcaaaggaaaagtACGTGCGCAGCCTCTGGAAGCTCTATGCCATGCACAACCAGTATGTGCTGGCTGTACAGGCGGCCGCGctgcaccaccagcaccacTACCAGCGTGCGCTGCCCACCCTGCACGAGTCCCTctacagcctgcagcaggagatggTCCTTGTTCTGTAAGAGCCCTGCACCCCGCTGCTCCACCCCAGCAACCCCTCTCTTCCTGCACCCTTTTTGCCCTCAAGAGCTGGAGATGTTCCCTCCCCCTCCAGCCTCAAGCGCTGTCCTCATTGCCTGCCCCATGCACATCCTTTCCCTGGCACTGAAGCCATCACAGATGGGGTCAGAGCTACGTGGCTGGGGCTGTGTGCACCCCAGGAGCAGCCATCCCAGGCACTGGGGGGCCACGGGGCTCAGGAGggtggcagctcccagcacatgCATCCCTGCAGGAAGGAGATTCTTGGAGAGTACCATAGGATCAGCAGCCTGGTGCAGGAGGACGTGCTAGCCATCCACCAGGAGGTTGCCCACGCCATCGAAATGATCGACCCCACCACTGAGTACAGCAGCTTTGTTCAGTGCCACAGGTATGGCGGCTTGGCTGTGAGCAAGGTGCAGCACAGCGTCACTGGGTGGATGCAGCAGAGTAAGCATCAGTGCTGCACCGGGTCCTGCAGGTATGACTCTGAGGTACCACCGGCAGTGGTCTTTGATGAGAGTTTGCTGGAGGAGACAGAGAGCCTGGAGCCAggggagctgcagctgaatgAGCTGACCATTGAGAGTGTGCAGCACTCGTGAGTGTGGCTGGGACACGGGCAGCGGGGGTGGCAGGCACATGGCTCAGCACCCATTTCCCTGCAGCCTGACATCCATCGAGGAGGAGCTGTTGGCCAGTAGGGAGGCAgtgagcagcaaggagcagcgGCTGCgggagctgcaggctgagctgcgGGGCGAGGAGCTGGCACTGAGCCCCGGGGAGCGGTGAGGTGCAGCGggtggcagggctgggctgggggctgggtggGCAGGAGATGAGCCTGCTACATCCCATCCCCAGGGTGCACTTGCTGGGCAAgaggcaggggctgcaggaggcccagcagcagctgcagggctgcctctgTGCCCAGGCCAAGCTGCAGGCACAGCGGGATATGCTGGCCAAcaagctggcagagctgggctcaGGGGAGCCCCCTCCCGCCTTACCCCTGCAGGAGGACCAGCAGTCAGTGTCCTCCACGGTGAGTCCCACCCACGGCCACCAGAACCACAGGGCTGGGGCCTGCTGGGCTCCGGCGGCTCCACACCATGTCCCTCTGGGAGACAGAGCATGTTTTGCCCCAGGATCAGGAGCGCAGTGGGGTGACTGCACTGGAGACCATCAAGAACCACATCTCGGGCATCTTTGGTTCCAGGTTCTCGGTGAGGCCCTGGACACCTGCAGCCACTCTGACCCTGCTCTGACGAGCCTCCCAGTCCCTCGGCACCCACTGCCCCtcctctcctgccctgcagccctgcttccATTGCTCTCCAGCCCCACTCCGCtccccacactgcagcagcccCTCTGTCCTGCCGCCCCTTCCCCCTGCACCGCTGCAGGAGCCGGGGCACGGCTGGACTCACCTCGTCTTCACCCAGCTGCCACCTCCTGTGCCCCTCATCCCGGAGGTGCAGAAGCCACTGTGCCAGCAGGCCTGGTACCACGGGGCCATCCCGCGCTCAgaggtgcaggagctgctcagctgcagcgGGGACTTCCTGGTGCGGGAGAGCCAGGGGAAGCAGGAGTACGTGCTCAGCGTGCTGTGGGACGGGCAGCCCCGGCACTTCATCATCCAGGCTGCTGATGTGAGTGACCGTGGCACCGGGGGAGGCCTGGCAGGGGCAGATGCTGGAGCTGTGCCCTGGATGTGCAGCCACAGGGAGTCGCCCTGGTGTCAGTGCAcgggatgtgtgtgtgtggcttgACTCTGTGTGTGTCCTTGATGGACCAAACCTGGAGCATAGAGTGTGAGCCTGCATCATGCATATGGACATGCGCTTGTGCCATGTGAAAGTCTGCAACCTCATGCATGCACCCCATGCGGTGGCACACAACATGTGTGCAGTCCTCCACACGCGCGTTCCACCACATGGGCACACAGAGGTGACCCCGCAGCCTTCCCTCCCTGCAGAACCTGTACAGGCTGGAGGGTGATGGCTTTCCCACCATCCCGCTGCTCATCGACCacctgctgcagagccagcagcccaTCACCCGCAAGAGTGGCATTGTCCTGACCAGAGCTGTGCTCAAGGTGAGGGTGGGCAGTGGGAGGCGGCAGCGCCTCCATCCGCCTGCATGACATCTCTGCACGagggggagctgcagggcaaagggaaatgctgctggagctgggggctgctcgCCGACCTCGGGTCTGCTGCCCACAGGACAAGTGGGTGCTCAACCATGAGGACGTGCTGCTAGGGGAGCGCATTGGCCGGGTGAGTTGGGTGCTGGTCCTGGCAGCGGTACAGCTTGGGAGCCCATTGGCAACTTGCCGACACTTCTGTGTCCCTCGGCAGGGGAACTTTGGGGAGGTGTTCAGCGGCCGCCTGCGTGCTGACAACACCCCGGTGGCGGTGAAATCCTGCCGGGAAACCCTGCCGCCCGAGCTGAAGGCCAAGTTCCTGCAGGAGGCCAGGTCTGTGTGGCCATCACTGTCCTGGCCCATCCGTGAGCCCCAACTACTCGGGGCTGCTCAAACCCGCTGGGATGCAGCGCCGCTGTGGCTGAGCGCTGGCTGGGCAGAGTCCCTGGGACAGCCCAcaggtggctgtgctgggggcagaTGGGCCCCCGCCCGCTCGCAGTGCCGTTCGCTGTCCCCGCAGGATCCTCAAGCAGTACAACCATCCCAACATCGTCCGGCTCATCGGCGTCTGCACCCAGAAGCAGCCCATCTACATTGTCATGGAGCTGGTGCAGGGTGAGGCCCGCGGCCTCTGCAGCCCtgatgtgtgtgtgctgagctCGGCCCGGCACACCACGCTGCCCACCGCAGTGCACCGTGGCAGCCGCCCAACAGCTCCACGCTCTACGTTGCAGGAGGGGATTTCCTGAGCTTCCTGCGCAGCGAGGGACCCCACCTGAAGGTGAGGGAGCTGATCAAGATGACAGAGAATGCCGCGGCGGGCATGGAGTACCTGGAGAGCAAGCACTGCATCCACAGGTGGGCTGGAGGCACAGGAGCTGGGGCCCCATTAATGGGCGCACAGCTGATGGCCTCGAGCCCCCCAGGGACCTGGCTGCCCGCAACTGCCTGGTGACAGAGAAGAACACCCTGAAAATCAGCGATTTCGGGATGTCACGGCAGGAGGAGGATGGTATCTATGCCTCCACGGGGGGCATGAA
This Lagopus muta isolate bLagMut1 chromosome 10, bLagMut1 primary, whole genome shotgun sequence DNA region includes the following protein-coding sequences:
- the FURIN gene encoding furin isoform X1, with translation MDLRPCSLLLLWTLVVALALLAREVLAQRIYTNTWAVLVPAGPLEANRLARKHGFLNLGPIFGDYYHFQHRGVVKRSLSPHQPWHSRLAREPQVHWLEQQVAKRRTKRDIFMEPTDPKFPQQWYLYNTNQRDLNVRQAWEQGYTGKGIVVSILDDGIEKNHPDLEANYDPGASFDVNDQDPDPQPRYTQMNDNRHGTRCAGEVAAVANNGICGVGVAYNARIGGVRMLDGEVTDAVEAHSLGLNPNHIHIYSASWGPEDDGKTVDGPARLAEEAFFRGVSQGRGGLGSIFVWASGNGGREHDSCNCDGYTNSIYTLSISSTTQYGNVPWYSEACSSTLATTYSSGNQNEKQIRVCSSQVTTDLRQKCTESHTGTSASAPLAAGIIALALEANKNLTWRDMQHLVVQTSKPAHLNANDWVTNGVGRKVSHSYGYGLLDAGAMVSLARNWITVGPQRKCVMDILTEPKDIGKRLEVRRKVDACLGKANYISRLEHAQARLTLSYNRRGDLAIHLVSPMGTRSTLLAARPHDYSADGFNDWAFMTTHSWDEDPSGEWLLEIENTSDANNYGTLTKFTLVLYGTATDPPGLSNQLESSGCKTLTPSQTCVVCEEGYYLHQKSCLKRCPPGFAPGVQSTHYNLENSMEPITPQLCLPCHPSCATCTGPGPNQCLTCPAHSHFSSLDLSCSHQTQSSRASPALAEGEGQPEAPPPANPLVLIASLSCVLIVVIFITVFLVLQVRSGFSLRGVKVYALDSGIISYKGLPSDIWQEEGPSESDIEECEVHNERTAFIRDQSAL
- the FURIN gene encoding furin isoform X2 produces the protein MDLRPCSLLLLWTLVVALALLAREVLAQRIYTNTWAVLVPAGPLEANRLARKHGFLNLGPIFGDYYHFQHRGVVKRSLSPHQPWHSRLAREPQVHWLEQQVAKRRTKRDIFMEPTDPKFPQQWYLYNTNQRDLNVRQAWEQGYTGKGIVVSILDDGIEKNHPDLEANYDPGASFDVNDQDPDPQPRYTQMNDNRHGTRCAGEVAAVANNGICGVGVAYNARIGGVRMLDGEVTDAVEAHSLGLNPNHIHIYSASWGPEDDGKTVDGPARLAEEAFFRGVSQGRGGLGSIFVWASGNGGREHDSCNCDGYTNSIYTLSISSTTQYGNVPWYSEACSSTLATTYSSGNQNEKQIVTTDLRQKCTESHTGTSASAPLAAGIIALALEANKNLTWRDMQHLVVQTSKPAHLNANDWVTNGVGRKVSHSYGYGLLDAGAMVSLARNWITVGPQRKCVMDILTEPKDIGKRLEVRRKVDACLGKANYISRLEHAQARLTLSYNRRGDLAIHLVSPMGTRSTLLAARPHDYSADGFNDWAFMTTHSWDEDPSGEWLLEIENTSDANNYGTLTKFTLVLYGTATDPPGLSNQLESSGCKTLTPSQTCVVCEEGYYLHQKSCLKRCPPGFAPGVQSTHYNLENSMEPITPQLCLPCHPSCATCTGPGPNQCLTCPAHSHFSSLDLSCSHQTQSSRASPALAEGEGQPEAPPPANPLVLIASLSCVLIVVIFITVFLVLQVRSGFSLRGVKVYALDSGIISYKGLPSDIWQEEGPSESDIEECEVHNERTAFIRDQSAL